AAAAAAACTTTAATTTCTGAATGTAATAAAACAGGTATTTTAATGGTATTTCAAAAAGTTAGATGTTTTGAAGCCGCTAATTTCTGATGCTGTTTTAGATTTTAAAAGTTAATTTAAATAGCTAAATTACCAATTAAACAATTTCTCCATAAATATAATAAATAAAATTAATCGTTTTAATGCCCAATGACAAAATAAACGATAGACTTAAGAAAATTAAGCTTATCGTATCAGATGTTGACGGATCGATAGCAGACAGCCAGAATGAGTTAGGTGAAGAAACAAAAGACCTTGTAAAAAAACTTGCGGCAAAAGACGTTAAAATCACATTCGCAACCCAAAGAATTCACTCATCGGTAACCGGTTTTGCTGAAGAACTTGGTATTGACATACCTATAATTTCAATAAACGGGGCACTCATAAAAGACATTAAAGGCAATATACTTTCCAAATCTATTGTAGATCCAAAAATTGTTAAAAAGGCAATGGATTTTGCCGAAAAGTATTTTGTTAGAATAGCTCTGGTACATGAGGATGAGATTGTCTTTACTGAAAGCAATTCAGTACTTCGAGACTTTATGTACAGGCTCGGTGCAGATTACAGGCTTGTAGATTCATACGATAAATACACCGACAACATTCTTGAGATAATAATGATGGGAAATGAAAAAAGTGTTGTACGGTATATACAGAAGAAAATAAATTTTCCATGGAAGTTGTTTCACACTGCAAAATATTTCCGTTCGAGTTCAAAACTTGGAGTTTATCATCTTGAAGTCAGAAAATCCGGGACATCGAAGAAAACGGGAATTCACAAGCTTGTTAAACATCTTGGTTATCATAAGAACCAGGTTGCTGTGATAGGGGACTGGTTCAACGACCGGGTTCTATTCGAATACGGCGGATTCAACGTTGCACTTCAGAATGCAGTTGCAGAATTGAAGTTGATGGCTGATTATGTAACCGAGAAAACGAATGATGAAGACGGGGTAGCTGAGTTTCTTAAAATGGTTTACGATTCAAAATAAATATAATTATATTTTAAATGAGAAAGATTGTAGAATGCGTTCCGAATATCTCAGAAGGGCGCAATCAAAGCATTATAGATGCTTGTGCAGAATCTGTACGCAAGGTAAAAGGAGTTAAACTTCTTGATGTTGACCCGGGAAAATCGACAAACAGAACAGTGTTCACTTTTGTAGGTGACCCCGAATCTGTTGTAGAAGCTGCTTTTCAATTCGCTAAGACAGCGTTTGAACTGATTGATATGACGCAGCATTTCGGTGAGCATCCGAGAATGGGAGCAGTTGATGTATGTCCATTCGTTCCTGTGGCAAACGTCAGCATAGAGGAATGTATAGATTGCTCAAAGAAATACGGCGAACGAGTAGGGAAAGAACTTGGTATTCCTGTGTATCTATACGAAGAAGCTTCTTCAAACCCTGCACGCAAGATGCTGAAGCAGATTCGTTCAGGTGAATATGAAGGTATTAAAGATAAAATCTATAAACCCGAATGGAAACCGGATTTCGGTCCGCAGGAGTTTATTCCTAAATCCGGTGCAACAGTAACCGGTGTAAGATTCTTCCTGATAGCTTATAACGTAAATATTCTTGGTACAAAAGAGCAGGCACACAGGATAGCGCTTAACATACGCGAACAGGGCAGGAGTGATAATGAACCGGGAAGATTGAGTGCCGTTAAAGCGATAGGCTGGTACGTGAACGAATACAACATGGCACAGGTTTCTATGAATCTTGACAACTTTAAAATTACTCCCCCGCATGTTGCTTTTGAAGAATGCGTAAAGGATGCAAAAGAACTTAACATCGCCGCAGCAGGAAGCGAGCTTGTTGGTTTAATACCTCTTGAAGCAATGCTTATGGCTGCTGAGTATTACATAGAAAGGGAAAATCTTTTTATTCTTGATGAAAAACAGAAAATTAGACTTGTTATTGAACGGATGGGACTTTCTTCAATTTCACAGTTTATTCCTGAAAAGAGAATTATAGAATACATGCTTGATGAAGAAGTTAATGAACCTCTCGCAAACATGACAGTCCGAGACTTTACTGAGCTTGTTGGTGCAAGAACCTCGGCTCCGGGCGGAGGAAGTGTCTCAGCACTTGCGGCATCGCTCGGTGCAGGTCTTGGTGCAATGATGGGATGGATGAGTTACGGCAGCAAGAAGTTTGAGCATATCGATTCAAAGATGAGGAAATTTATACCGCCTTTGCATTTTGCAATGAAGCAGTTGATATTAATGATTGACGCTGATACGAACGCATTTAATGATTACATGAATGCGATGAGATTGCCTAAAAACACCGAGGAAGAGAAAAGAGCGAGGAATCAAATGATGCAGGATGGACTTAAGAAAGCTGTAGAAGTACCTTTAAAAGTGATGAGAACTGCGGACGGGTGCTGGGATTCCATGAAAGAAATGGCTAAGTATGGAAATCTTTCTTCTGCTTCAGACCTTGAGGTTGGAGCGAAGTGTCTCGAAACCGGAATATGGGGTGCCTTCAAAAACGTAAAAATAAATTTACCCCAGATTCAGGATGAGGATTATAAATCAGAAGTATTGAATGAGGGAAATGAAATTCTCGATAGAGCAGTAAAAAATCTGAAACAGGTTGAAAGGCTGCTTGAAAAGAGAGTCTGATTCCAGTTAAGCATTAGTAAAAAATTCTTTTCCGTCGAGACTGTGATGTCTAATCACTCCAGCCCGGACTAAATTTACGAGTGTTCTTCCCGCTCGTCTTTCGGAAATATTTGCTAATTTCTTAAATTCCTTAACCGAAATTTTGTCATATTCTTCCAGATACTTTAAAAGTATCTTTTCTGCATCACCAAGATTAATCACAAGCGGAGAATTGTCGAAATTTGAGAATTTTAGTATGCTTGCTGTTTCTTTTGATGCGATTATAGATTTGTCCTTATACCTGATATAAACCCTTGCAGATTTCTTATCATTTTCATCAATGAGTTTATGCGGCTTTTTGTTGCTCTCGGGTATTATAATCACAACTACATCTTTCGACTTAACTGGTACTATTTCAGTAGAATATTTTATTTCGGGTTCACAGTAAAACCTTGCAGCAGTTTCAATAAGGTCAAGTTCAGATTTTTCGCTTTCCACTCCGGATATGGATTTATCATCATCTACTCCAAAAAGAATATATCCGCCCTTGGTATTCGCAAAAGCAATCATTTCTTTTGCAATTTTCCGTGAGGTTGAAAATTTTCTTTTAAATTCAACGGTCTCGCTTTCGCCGTCTTCAATGAGAGTAAATATATCCAGAACCATGTTGTGTGAGGTTTAAGAGACAGAATCGATATAATCCTGAAGAATTATTTGTGCCGATATAGAATCAACGAGACCTTTATTCTGTCTTTTCTTCTTGCTTAATCCTGAACTTTCGAGGTTGTATGAGGCAAGACTGCTTGTAAGCCTTTCATCGAAAAAAATAAGTTCAGCATCGAGAGAGTTTTTACTGAGCAAAGATGAAAGTTTTTCTCTGAAAGATTCTACATCTTCAGTTGAATGCGTTTTTTCTGAGTTAAATCTCAGCGGATAACCAATAACAATCTTTGAAATGCTTTCTTTCCTTATTAATTCCAGGAGCTTATCAAAAAATTTATTATCATTTAATAAATGATCACGCTGGAATGCGTATTTCTTCGAATTATCGCTAACAGAAATACCAACTCGCTTCAAACCGTAATCGATACCCAGGTACTTTGTTTCCAATTATGCAGCTATTCGCTTTTATCCGTTTCGTAAGGTTCTTTTAAAAAATTCTTTATCAACCGTCCCGGTCTGAAAAGAATTTTTCTTCTTCCCGGTACGTAAACAAACTCGCCGGTAATCAGATTTCTTGCTTTTGGTTTCGGCTTTGTACTTTTAACCTCAAAAATTCCGAAATCTCTT
Above is a window of Ignavibacteria bacterium DNA encoding:
- a CDS encoding ATP-binding protein, with translation MVLDIFTLIEDGESETVEFKRKFSTSRKIAKEMIAFANTKGGYILFGVDDDKSISGVESEKSELDLIETAARFYCEPEIKYSTEIVPVKSKDVVVIIIPESNKKPHKLIDENDKKSARVYIRYKDKSIIASKETASILKFSNFDNSPLVINLGDAEKILLKYLEEYDKISVKEFKKLANISERRAGRTLVNLVRAGVIRHHSLDGKEFFTNA
- the ruvX gene encoding Holliday junction resolvase RuvX, giving the protein METKYLGIDYGLKRVGISVSDNSKKYAFQRDHLLNDNKFFDKLLELIRKESISKIVIGYPLRFNSEKTHSTEDVESFREKLSSLLSKNSLDAELIFFDERLTSSLASYNLESSGLSKKKRQNKGLVDSISAQIILQDYIDSVS
- a CDS encoding HAD family hydrolase; its protein translation is MPNDKINDRLKKIKLIVSDVDGSIADSQNELGEETKDLVKKLAAKDVKITFATQRIHSSVTGFAEELGIDIPIISINGALIKDIKGNILSKSIVDPKIVKKAMDFAEKYFVRIALVHEDEIVFTESNSVLRDFMYRLGADYRLVDSYDKYTDNILEIIMMGNEKSVVRYIQKKINFPWKLFHTAKYFRSSSKLGVYHLEVRKSGTSKKTGIHKLVKHLGYHKNQVAVIGDWFNDRVLFEYGGFNVALQNAVAELKLMADYVTEKTNDEDGVAEFLKMVYDSK
- the ftcD gene encoding glutamate formimidoyltransferase; its protein translation is MRKIVECVPNISEGRNQSIIDACAESVRKVKGVKLLDVDPGKSTNRTVFTFVGDPESVVEAAFQFAKTAFELIDMTQHFGEHPRMGAVDVCPFVPVANVSIEECIDCSKKYGERVGKELGIPVYLYEEASSNPARKMLKQIRSGEYEGIKDKIYKPEWKPDFGPQEFIPKSGATVTGVRFFLIAYNVNILGTKEQAHRIALNIREQGRSDNEPGRLSAVKAIGWYVNEYNMAQVSMNLDNFKITPPHVAFEECVKDAKELNIAAAGSELVGLIPLEAMLMAAEYYIERENLFILDEKQKIRLVIERMGLSSISQFIPEKRIIEYMLDEEVNEPLANMTVRDFTELVGARTSAPGGGSVSALAASLGAGLGAMMGWMSYGSKKFEHIDSKMRKFIPPLHFAMKQLILMIDADTNAFNDYMNAMRLPKNTEEEKRARNQMMQDGLKKAVEVPLKVMRTADGCWDSMKEMAKYGNLSSASDLEVGAKCLETGIWGAFKNVKINLPQIQDEDYKSEVLNEGNEILDRAVKNLKQVERLLEKRV